A DNA window from Acropora palmata chromosome 12, jaAcrPala1.3, whole genome shotgun sequence contains the following coding sequences:
- the LOC141860626 gene encoding uncharacterized protein LOC141860626: MKVQRYFSSLLVCVSHLIVGSSGEVQSDKHRNSHEKQIAKRLHSSGDSRTNSILEKPVKLEKIVYERKEEPLERRRHGSPSNSLRVKQQKFTRDNKILVKSGPLTAVSNRTSVWTRNVQRLMDNGISTRKDSVQKSHLGGSNGNTKLTASHSKKAATVKKKKLFKKYALFQSLSSLQSPFENEQPIMTGGDESNAGYAFQAEGDQTGEATVQGHSPDDQQQLFVSDGNSLSQYAASQDSAGYQTDNSQPSEATFAENSNENAAQSEGGQLPSLEQAIQLQQAGYTQQPQEQEQEQEAKTPNSQAGDLGGQEQGQQVGDNGQMQFQSEQVGQEQEQPVQEQGEQEQATDEQAGLQPAGFQQEQTQQLDQQQSQGIDQPQEVQTQQYQPQQQDEGQAQQEQEEQQQQLVEESQETQGAPSEAQSLSAPSNSYGSLFSTEGQPPATEQQSQATLSYSNEQGNEDGDKSAGPGVQYASSIEEALKEPAVSSEESNSEGGDAQEPLGANEGAGVVNTRPGSDSKAAENNGFMGTGSITAPTGYQTSVVDDNGNPIQTGSNLEVNGYASSLDQQGNADVNGFEGNQRVQSPSLVESQDEQNLAEEQSQQQGSGPKASPMENNVFKIISVTNKNVPSAVKGCKGCPPHARCVNKVCIINDDQPLAHILSALSGPEPEEDTDPSECKECHYNAKCLNKECVCKAGYTGDGIDCRPDTCLPGCKEHGKCIKGFCLCDHHHYFNGYECSPYKITHRNCPIQCTTSCNTKCPINCCRHHPVIKTHYNDGNFQQIGETGAVSGPLPKDKDGPHNTEVVLKPFIKLGQPIANFAPEFQSRPSSADESDLEAVKNPATGFTITETESKSLLGEDDCQEKCNYECLDSCPVKCCLKNCPLNCLEDCNQSCPKACCFLNKIQFPTMDPTNQENFMKAMAEKFCPRACKTKCDSNCPPICCEGTLTPTPPQRNDLGHIKNENKKKTDFIRKAKSWFEMMNFLNMMYGIYGNMNGLKQMKFHFKLSGTNPTKSKSFDAKSPMHMKQLGTAENSNGGTASCPSSCNATCVHPCPQSCCHDRVKAVETTTFGVLPHCQPSCHWFCSNSCPKSCCLKDKRPGLVSRNTTGKVTKVEPSKVSSSAVSNCSSSCPAYCYPHCLEDCCERGVVKSDPTKARLKATQSYKNFFAKHPEPSKPSNPNCPAHCQSNCTLSCPVRCCERSISLPTQSRLPAPSSGHVCPGGCVSECFPACTMSCCRAAVRKHDPTQKPTRRQYQPVKKPPFSPSQQSSVCRPGCSQLCYPHCDENCCKAAGLSSSLTKSGDVESPSFTSKERCPSECRPFNCLYYCHHGCCLQGNQLPFFDIGRRPTQTTILQTKKKYITTVKNIKATVRNTVLASDKSTFGGRMGNKRAVIRNRPRH, translated from the exons AATCGTTTACGAGAGAAAAGAGGAACCTCTAGAGCGAAGAAGACATGGATCACCCTCAAATAGCTTACGAGTCAAGCAGCAGAAATTCACAAGGGACAATAAGATTCTAGTTAAAAGTGGACCACTCACCGCTGTCTCAAATAGGACATCCGTTTGGACTCGTAATGTACAAAGACTGATGGATAATGGTATTAGCACAAGGAAAGACTCCGTCCAGAAGTCACATTTAGGAGGGTCCAATGGCAACACAAAATTAACTGCTTCACATTCAAAGAAGGCTGCaacagtgaaaaagaaaaagttatttaaaaaatatgctCTCTTTCAATCGTTATCATCACTTCAATCCccatttgaaaatgaacagCCTATTATGACTGGAGGAGATGAATCTAATGCAGGATATGCTTTTCAAGCTGAAGGAGATCAAACAGGGGAAGCTACAGTTCAAGGGCATTCGCCTGATGACCAGCAACAGCTGTTTGTTAGCGATGGCAATTCTTTGAGTCAATACGCGGCATCTCAAGATAGTGCGGGTTACCAGACAGATAACAGCCAACCATCAGAGGCCACCTTCGCAGAAAACAGTAACGAAAATGCGGCTCAAAGTGAAGGAGGGCAGCTTCCTAGTCTTGAACAAGCAATTCAGTTACAACAGGCAGGGTACACACAACAGCCTCAGGAGCAAGAGCAAGAACAAGAAGccaaaacaccaaatagtcaagcTGGAGATCTGGGTGGGCAGGAGCAAGGCCAGCAAGTAGGTGACAATGGACAAATGCAGTTTCAGAGTGAGCAGGTAGGCCAAGAACAGGAACAACCTGTTCAAGAGCAAGGAGAACAGGAGCAGGCCACAGATGAACAAGCTGGTCTCCAACCAGCTGGCTTCCAACAagaacaaacacaacaacTCGACCAGCAGCAATCTCAGGGAATAGATCAACCACAGGAGGTTCAAACACAGCAATATCAGCCGCAGCAGCAAGACGAAGGGCAAGCTCAACAAGAGCAGgaggaacaacaacaacaattagtGGAGGAGTCACAGGAAACTCAAGGGGCACCTTCCGAGGCACAAAGCTTGTCTGCTCCATCAAACTCATATGGAAGCTTGTTTAGTACAGAAGGTCAGCCACCAGCAACAGAACAGCAAAGCCAAGCAACTCTTAGTTATTCAAATGAACAAGGTAACGAAGATGGGGACAAAAGTGCTGGACCTGGTGTTCAATATGCATCTTCTATCGAGGAAGCACTCAAAGAACCTGCTGTTTCATCGGAAGAAAGTAATAGCGAGGGAGGTGACGCCCAGGAACCCTTGGGTGCAAATGAAGGAGCCGGCGTTGTAAACACGCGCCCAGGATCGGATTCCAAGGCAGCCGAGAACAATGGTTTCATGGGAACAGGAAGCATAACGGCTCCTACTGGTTACCAAACATCTGTTGTAGACGATAATGGCAATCCCATCCAAACCGGATCAAACCTAGAGGTGAATGGATATGCTTCTTCCCTTGACCAACAGGGAAACGCAGATGTCAATGGGTTTGAAGGGAATCAACGTGTACAAAGCCCCTCGCTTGTGGAAAGTCAAGATGAACAGAATCTTGCTGAGGAACAGTCTCAACAACAAGGTTCCGGGCCGAAAGCATCACCCATGgaaaacaatgttttcaaaatcatAAGCGTCACAAACAAGAACGTTCCTAGTGCAG TCAAGGGATGTAAAGGATGCCCTCCTCATGCGAGATGTGTAAACAAGGTCTGCATAATCAATGATGATCAACCGCTGGCCCATATACTGTCTGCTCTTTCTGGTCCAGAGCCAG AGGAAGATACAGATCCGAGTGAATGTAAAGAATGCCACTACAATGCAAAATGCCTTAACAAGGAATGCGTTTGCAAAGCTGGCTACACTGGTGATGGGATTGACTGTCGAC CTGACACGTGCTTGCCAGGATGCAAGGAACATGGTAAATGTATCAAAGGATTCTGTCTGTGTGATCACCACCATTACTTTAACGGATATGAATGCTCAC CTTACAAGATAACACACAGGAATTGCCCCATCCAATGCACCACGTCCTGCAACACAAAATGCCCAATTAATTGTTGCAGACATCATCCAGTCATCAAGACTCATTACAATGATGGCAATTTCCAGCAAATCGGTGAGACTGGTGCTGTCAGTGGTCCCCTTCCTAAGGACAAAGATGGTCCACATAATACAGAAGTTGTCCTAAAACCTTTCATAAAACTGGGCCAGCCCATAGCTAACTTTGCTCCAGAGTTTCAGTCACGTCCTAGTAGTGCAGATGAAAGCGATCTCGAAGCTGTCAAAAATCCCGCAACTGGTTTTACAATTACAGAAACAGAATCCAAGTCTCTACTTGGGGAAGACGATTGTCAAGAAAAGTGTAATTACGAGTGCTTAGATTCATGTCCAGTTAAGTGCTGTCTAAAAAATTGTCCACTGAATTGTTTGGAGGACTGCAATCAATCCTGTCCAAAAGCATGCTGTTTTCTAAATAAGATTCAATTTCCAACGATGGATCCAACAAATCAGGAAAATTTTATGAAGGCGATGGCTGAAAAGTTTTGTCCTAGAGCGTGCAAAACTAAGTGTGATTCCAATTGCCCACCCATTTGTTGCGAAGGGACTTTGACCCCTACTCCTCCCCAAAGAAATGATCTTGGACATattaagaatgaaaacaaaaagaaaaccgaCTTCATCAGAAAAGCAAAGAGCTGGTTTGAAATGATGAACTTTTTAAACATGATGTATGGAATTTACGGAAACATGAATGGCCTCAAGCAAATgaagtttcatttcaaattaagTGGCACCAACCCGACGAAATCTAAGAGCTTCGACGCCAAAAGTCCAATGCATATGAAACAACTTGGCACTGCTGAGAACTCAAATGGAGGAACTGCCTCTTGTCCTTCGTCTTGTAACGCAACATGCGTTCATCCATGTCCTCAAAGTTGCTGTCACGATAGAGTGAAGGCAGTAGAAACAACTACATTTGGGGTGCTACCACATTGTCAACCTTCTTGTCACTGGTTTTGTTCTAACAGTTGCCCAAAGAGCTGTTGTTTGAAAGATAAAAGACCAGGGCTGGTGAGTCGCAACACAACAGGAAAGGTCACAAAAGTAGAGCCGTCTAAAGTTTCTTCATCTGCTGTTTCCAATTGTTCATCGAGTTGCCCTGCTTACTGTTATCCACACTGCTTAGAGGATTGCTGTGAAAGAGGCGTGGTTAAATCAGATCCAACAAAAGCCCGCCTAAAAGCTACACAATCATACAAGAACTTTTTTGCAAAGCATCCTGAACCTTCAAAACCTTCAAACCCGAATTGTCCAGCACACTGTCAAAGCAATTGCACATTATCTTGTCCTGTACGATGCTGCGAAAGATCGATATCTTTACCAACTCAATCGCGTTTGCCAGCTCCTTCCAGTGGGCATGTTTGCCCCGGAGGCTGCGTTTCTGAGTGCTTTCCTGCCTGCACTATGTCCTGTTGTCGAGCTGCTGTGCGCAAACACGATCCAACTCAAAAGCCAACAAGGAGACAATATCAACCGGTTAAAAAACCTCCTTTTTCGCCATCACAACAGTCTTCGGTTTGCCGTCCAGGATGTTCACAACTGTGTTACCCACATTGCGACGAAAATTGCTGCAAGGCAGCAGGGCTTTCCTCTAGCTTAACCAAGTCAGGGGACGTCGAATCGCCATCTTTCACGAGCAAAGAGCGATGTCCTTCGGAATGTAGGCCATTTAACTGTCTTTATTACTGCCATCACGGTTGTTGCTTACAAGGGAATCAACTCCCATTCTTCGACATTGGACGGCGTCCGACTCAAACAACAATTttgcaaacaaagaagaaatacATAACTACAGTAAAAAATATCAAAGCAACTGTGCGAAACACAGTATTAGCTTCAGATAAAAGTACTTTTGGTGGTCGAATGGGGAACAAGAGAGCAGTAATTCGTAACAGACCAAGGCATTAA